The window tgtCACTGGGGAATCCTTGGGTGGCACTGGGTGTCACTGGGTGTCACTGGGGGGGTCCCTCGGGTGcatggggagcactgggggggggtcaCTGGGTGGAACTGGGAGGTCtctgggtggcactggggagTCCTTGGGTGTCCCTGGGTGTcactgggggggtccctgggtgtCACTAGGtgtccctggggggtccctgggtgtcattgggggtgtccctggggggtccctgggtgtCACTGGGTGTCACTGGGAGGTTCCTGGGGTGCACAGGGAGCACCatggggggtccctgggtgtCCCCGGGTGGCACTGGGTGTCacgggggggtccctggggtgcacggggagcactgggggggggtcactgggtggcactgggtgtcacgggggggtccctggggtgcacggggaccactgggggggggtcactgggtggcactgggtgtcacgggggggtccctggggtgcacggggagcactgggggggggtcactgggtggcactgggtgtcacgggggggtccctggggtgcacagggagcactggggggggtcactgggtggcactgggtgtccctggggggtccctgggtgtccccagggtgcACAGGGAGCACTGTGGGAGGTCACTGGGTGGAACTGGGAGGTCTCCgggtgtccctggggggtccccgggTGTCCCCGGGGTGCACGGGGAGCATTGTGTCCCCCCCGGGGTTCCCCGTGCGTCCCCGTGagccccccgtcccccccgtcccccccgcaGGCCCTGGGAGCGATGGCGGAGCTGGTGTCGTCGCGAGGGAATTTCGGGGCGTACCGGCGGGCGTTCGGGGGGTGCCGGGGGTTCCGCCTGCCGCTGCTGGCCGTGCACCTCAAGGACCTGGCGGCGCTGGACGCGGCGCTGCCGGGGGTCCTGCCCGGGGGGGGCTCAACCTCCCCAAACTCCACGGCCTCTACCAGCACGCCCTTGACCTGCGGGCCCTCCAGCGCCTCGCCCCCCCGTTCCGCACGGACCCCCACCTCCTGCGCCTGCTGGCCGTGAgactgggggtgctggggggggggggcgtgtgtTGGGGTAGGGGTacggggggggggtgagcaAGGAAGAAAGGGGGGGCTGCAAGGAGGGGTGCTAAGGGGGGGGGCAAGCAAGGGGGGGACCTGCAAGGGGGGGGTGGATGCTGAGGGggtgagaaaggaagaaagggggggctgcaaggggtgggggggtgcaagggagctgggggaagggagaaaagggggggtgcaaggggtgggggggtcgtGGGGGGGTGATTTGGGCGAGGGGTGCGCAAGGGAGTATGTGGGGAGGGAGCaaggggggtgtggggggtgcaaggggggaaggggggctgcaaggggtggggggtgcaagggagctgggggggcatATGTGGGGTAGGGGTGCAAGGGGGGGTGCTGCAAGGAGTGAGGGTGcaaggggtggggggcagcaaTGGAGCACAAGGGAATGGAGCgaggggggggcatgggggggtgCAAGGGGGGGGTGCGATGGGTTGGGGgcgccaagggcagggagggggctgggtgagtggggggtgggggggctcgGGTGCgctccccagccaccctcaCCCCACGGGGTGGGGGAGTCCCGGGGGGGtgcccaccaccccccccgtgtcccccccccagctgtcCCTGGACACGGCGCACACCGAGGAGGAGCTGTACGCGCTCTCGCACGCCCGtgagccccccagccccaaggcCACGGTgaggggcacgggggggggggcagtggggggcaAAAGGCGGAGGGGGGACCCTGCCCCTGATCCTGCGCcgccccttcctcctcagccCCCCCTGACTGACAAGACCCCCAAGGATGGCGAGTGGGGCCCCCCCCGGTACCCCCAAAGCTGAGCCCCGCGGCTGTGCCCCCCCCGACACCCCCGAGGTGGAGCCGGTGGAGCGGGATGGGTGAGaacccccccccttccccccctccccgacaCGGGGGTCCCCAaaaatggggggtggggggtcaaAGGCCCTGGATGCCTGCAtccccaaaatggggggggtcccggatgcctgggtcccccccacgaccccctctgccccccccccccagggagcTCTCGCACCATTTTCACGAGGCCACGTTCAAGAAACCCACCTTCTGCCAAGTGTGCAACGGCTTTGTgagtgacacccccccccccaaaaaaaaaaccaccaccccccccccccgggacccccatgGCGCCCCCTTACCCCCaccctctctctcttcccccccccttccagcTCTGGGGTGTCTCCAAGCAGGGATACCGCTGCCGGGGTAAGTGTGtaagggggctgggggggttgcacacgcgtgtgcaagCCGCCCCCCCCTGCACGTGCaagctcccccccccgccccccccaggcTGCGGGACCAGCTGCCACAAGCAGTGCAAGGGGCTGGTGGAGGCCGAATGCAGGAGCCGGCCCCCCCCgggcaccccccaccccggctcAGGTgagctcccagtgctcccagtaccccccccccagtacccccactggccccccgccccccccccgtgaCCCCGGCTGCTCGCAGGgggggatgaggaggaggaggaagaagaggaggaggaggaaggggggggctTCGCCCAGGGGCGGTCCCGCCGGGATGCCTGGACACAGACGGagccggggacccccccggaccccccccgggCTGTTGGAGCGGATCGAGCAGCTGCGGGAGGTGAGtgcgggggggaaggggggggggccTTGTGCAAACCCTCGTGCAAGGCCCTCGAGACCCTCGtgcaaaccccccccccccccgtgtccgcAGGAGCGGGACCGGTTGCTGGAGGAGAACCGGCggctccgccccgccccgccccccccgcccctcccgcccctcccccctccGCTGGCCGCCCTGCGCGCGCTGCGCCTGCGCGacccgccccgccccccggaCTGAGGCCGCCCCCGTCCTCCCGCCCGCAAGGGGGCGCTCGTCCGCAGCAAagccgccccgcccgccccccgcccgccaaTCAGAGTTTTCCTTTCGTTATCGCCgcccgcctcccgcccgccgGCCAATCGGCGCAGCCCTTTCGGTAGGGGCCGACGGCCAATCAGGGCGAGGCCCGTTCCC is drawn from Haliaeetus albicilla chromosome Z, bHalAlb1.1, whole genome shotgun sequence and contains these coding sequences:
- the LOC138683914 gene encoding LOW QUALITY PROTEIN: RAS guanyl-releasing protein 4-like (The sequence of the model RefSeq protein was modified relative to this genomic sequence to represent the inferred CDS: inserted 1 base in 1 codon; deleted 1 base in 1 codon); translation: MDPRESKRKTPGGTTARRPCRRRLTCPTAREISRAMASAGLGELPQACSLDQLLECCLDAFDLDGRLCRGEYTVDMTLTVHGWVVPSAELARRLLVLYPAGGGGTREAMRDGQEERALRVCLFVRHWVTHYPEAFRLEPALAEALGELRRAALHGGHEGHEGHARLLDFGHMLCLRPAGLSPPRARPPTGPPGPPKRKVSLLLDHLDVGELARHLSGLEHRAFCRLSCQDCRRYVQRGGARGTPALERAVALCNGVCRWVQLTVLSRPTAPQRAEVVAKFTRVTQELRELQNFNTLMAVVGGLCHSSISRLKATQALLPPEVAKALGAMAELVSSRGNFGAYRRAFGGCRGFRLPLLAVHLKDLAALDAALPGVLPGGXLNLPKLHGLYQHALDLRALQRLAPPFRTDPHLLRLLALSLDTAHTEEELYALSHAREPPSPKATPPLTDKTPKDGEWGPPGTPKAEPRGCAPPDTPEVEPVERDGELSHHFHEATFKKPTFCQVCNGFLWGVSKQGYRCRGCGTSCHKQCKGLVEAECRSRPPPGTPHPGSGGDEEEEEEEEEEEGGGFAQGRSRRDAWTQTEPGTPPDPPRAVGADRAAAGGAGPVAGGEPAAPPRPAPPAPPAPPPSAGRPARAAPARPAPPPGLRPPPSSRPQGGARPQQSRPARPPPANQSFPFVIAARLPPAGQSAQPFR